From the Gorilla gorilla gorilla isolate KB3781 chromosome 22, NHGRI_mGorGor1-v2.1_pri, whole genome shotgun sequence genome, one window contains:
- the ATP5PF gene encoding ATP synthase-coupling factor 6, mitochondrial isoform X2, whose product MILQRLFRFSSVIRSAVSVHLRRNIGVTAVAFNKELDPIQKLFVDKIREYKSKRQTSGGPVDAGSEYQQELERELFKLKQMFGNADMNTFPTFKFEDPKFEVIEKPQA is encoded by the exons ATGATTCTTCAGAGGCTCTTCAGGTTCTCCTCTGTCATTCGGTCAGCCGTCTCAGTCCATTTGCGGAGGAACATTGGTGTTACAGCAGTGGCATTTAATAAGGAACTTGATCCTATACAGAAACTCTTTGTGGACAAGATTAGAGAATACAAATCTAAGCGACA GACATCTGGAGGACCTGTTGATGCTGGTTCAGAGTATCAGCAAGAGCTGGAGAGGGAGCTTTTTAAGCTCAAGCAAATGTTTGGTAATGCAGACATGAATACATTTCCCACCTTCAAATTTGAAG ATCCCAAATTTGAAGTCATCGAAAAACCCCAGGCctga
- the ATP5PF gene encoding ATP synthase-coupling factor 6, mitochondrial isoform X1, which produces MHCDGGISMILQRLFRFSSVIRSAVSVHLRRNIGVTAVAFNKELDPIQKLFVDKIREYKSKRQTSGGPVDAGSEYQQELERELFKLKQMFGNADMNTFPTFKFEDPKFEVIEKPQA; this is translated from the exons ATGCATTGCGATGGCGG AATCAGCATGATTCTTCAGAGGCTCTTCAGGTTCTCCTCTGTCATTCGGTCAGCCGTCTCAGTCCATTTGCGGAGGAACATTGGTGTTACAGCAGTGGCATTTAATAAGGAACTTGATCCTATACAGAAACTCTTTGTGGACAAGATTAGAGAATACAAATCTAAGCGACA GACATCTGGAGGACCTGTTGATGCTGGTTCAGAGTATCAGCAAGAGCTGGAGAGGGAGCTTTTTAAGCTCAAGCAAATGTTTGGTAATGCAGACATGAATACATTTCCCACCTTCAAATTTGAAG ATCCCAAATTTGAAGTCATCGAAAAACCCCAGGCctga